The genomic segment gaagaaagaaaaaaagaaggaaaatatactCACTGGCTCTCACAGTTAGGATAGTAAGGAATTGTGAAATAACTTCTTGGAAACATTTTAGGCTTGGACAAAAAACATAAAAGTTAAATTATTCCATTctgagaactagaattagaaatCATGTGTGACTGCTAAtaccacaaaaaggaaaaaatcttaaCACCATCCTTAACCATAGCCTTGGTAATTACTTCTATTGAAGGATATTCTACAAAATCTCTGAGATGTCATATGTCTTCAGTCAACTAACTGTAAAACCTTCAAAACATTATTCATTGTCTGGAAGCTATTTAATTCTACCGTACActatacatattttattgttattattttttggacattcccctaccagggacagaacccatgccccccccccccctcagtggaagcacagagtctaaaccgctggaccaccaggaagagCTCCATTGCATGCATTTTAATGATGTTTTTggggtgctcagttgctaagtcgtgtctgattctttgcaaccacatggactgtagcccgccagactcctctgtctgtggggttttccaggcaagaatactggagcaggttcccatttcccactccaggggatcttcccaatccagggaccaaactcgagtctcctgtggctcctgcattggcaggcgattctttaccactgcaccaccctgTGAAGCCTTATTTTAATGAGgctactcattaaaaaaaaaaaaaaaaaagtctgaacaaAGAACTTCTATATCTGCTCCTGCTTCATGAAACACAATAACTTCCACTCTTTCTAAAGCCTTTAGAATAcagtttaaataaaactttttgcagaagaaaaaaaatggctcAAAAATAAAAGACTGTACTTTTTAAATGGGATGCATGTTCCCCTCACTTGAAAAATATTGCTTATATTTCTTGGAAATTAGTGATAAAAAGTCACATGCTTAACAACTATAGTTTCATGATGACTACAAGAAGTTGATTTCACATTACagaaacaacacaacaacaaatcACCAAGAACAGAGGCTAGGAAATGCCTGCAAAGCTGAAAATGGTGTTCATTAcgacttcaaaagaaaaaattgcCAGGCCCTAAAGGGAAGATCCCTATAGGAATTTTCACGTTATCCACCTCAGGGAGGTTAAACCAACAGCAAGAACTATATACATTCAACAGCAGTGGAGTCTCCAAAGGCTTCATTTCAAGGCTGTCCTCGAAAAGCTTGTGttgaagcaatgaaaataaagttgGTGACCCTTCCCACAATGTGACATTCTAGCACTCCCCAGTTTCTAGATTTCAAAGCGAACCCGAGCTAAATGGAAGACTGGGCAACTGTGAACAATGTGCCACAGAACAAGAGGTGGAAAAGCGGCTGATTAACCCTGACCACGCTCCACTGACCATCTCTTTATAAGGGAGGGCAGGGACTTCGCCCATGTACTGCCCTGAAGGACAACAGGTTACACATGGGGCTCATCTTCATTTAATTATCACAAACCACGGAAAATACCCAATCCTCTGGGCACTGCATGAAGTGGAGTCTGTCAGTGAAGTGGGGTTAAAATTTCTGTGATGAGGCCAGCAGGTTTTACTTTGACCGTAAGCTTAAAAACATCAAACaagacaacaaactgaaaaatactcCAAACCCCCTTCCCATGCTAAAGCTAAATGCAGGAGAAAATGTAATAAACTATGGTACATGGTTTACCTTTAACCAAAATTCTTAACAGAGaagcatttgttttcatttcaggaAGGTATTTCCTTCCAACTGGATTTCTGTTTTCATGATAAAGGTTTGTGTCTATTTTAGAGACCAGATATGAAATGTGTTAATTGTAACGATGACTCtgtactttataaaaaaaaagtctttaaaattatgCCATCATGTTTTATGTTTGGGAccatcaacaaacatttactgaactaGAGTAAAATGTAACCTCGCATATCTGGGCAGCAGTTGCTTTTCATTTTCGAAGCATGATGtgtaaaaagaaaactatacaatgaaaatgcatacatttaaaaaatccacaACCCTCAATCAGCATTTATAGTTTTTCCTGGCTCACAGTTTTAAAAGCACAGAGATAACTCAAAAATGTTGCCTCATCCATACTTTACCCAAATGGTATTTACAATAATGATGTGGAAAGGTAAGGGGCTTATGTCAAATTTGAGATTAACACTGGTCAAAAGTAAATgggtttttaaaaacaggaaggagGAATAGGCAatgatatgactttttttttttaacagaaacttAGAAATAAGACtcataaacaaggaaaaaaatgactaACAATACAGACATTTTACCTGATCAATTTTCTTCCCTAAATTCCCAAGGATGGTATTTGTATGctaataataattaattaaaacacCTACTTGTGCATCTCTATAGAGTTCAAGGGAGGCAACTAAATTATTATCAAATAATCTTATTAAAGATATCTTGTTTTTAATCACTGAAGCCTTctctaaagaaaattaaaacaatacataAATTCATTTCAATAAGTTGAATTATGTGATCACAAAATTTCTCTTGATTTGCTGTTCCTTTTATTGAAAAGATATATCCTCATAACATGATACAGAATAACAGCCTAAGAAATTCTGGGTAATGCAAACCAGGACAGGATCTAtgtccaaaataaatatttgagaattttttttcccgCCAAGATAAAGGCAATATACTCAACATCATCAATCATTGgggaaatgcatattaaaaccacaatgaattaCCATTACACACCTACTAGAatggtaaaaatttttttaattggctacACCctgtgttggtaaggatgtggagtaAACGGAATGCTCATACTTTGCTGGTGGGGATATAAAATGGCAtactcactttggaaaacaacctGGCAATTTCTTAAGAAGTTAAAACATAAAAACCTGTATGTGAGCCAGCTAGTTCACTCTTAGGTACTTACCTCAGGGATATGAAAACTCAGGTCTACACTAAGACTTATGCACAAATGCTTACAGCACCTTGTAGTATCCTAAAACTAGAAACAACTTCAGAGTCCTTCAACAGATGAACAAACAGATTGTGCCACATCCATTtgatggaatattgctcagcagtaaaaagggaaaatggtgaaAAGTGCAATGATGTGGATCAAATCTTAAAAGCTTTatcctaagtgaaaaaaaaacaggcaaaaaaataCACAAGTAtaactccatttatataaaactgcAGAATATGCCAATGCATCTATGGTGACAAGAGCACATTAAGAGATTACCCAGAGACAAGGATGGAAGGAGGATAGAGTAAAAGGGGCCCAAGAAAACTCTTATAGGGTAAAAGAAATGCTTAACATGACTGTGGTGGGGGTTTCACAAGCACTTTCACAACACTCTAAATTCTTTCTGTTGTTCCTTCAGGAAGCTGAAAGGAGAACATTTCAAACCATGGTAATAAGAAGGCAACTGGAGCTCGAAGCATGAGCCAGCTGCGAGCCACAAAGCCTGGTCTTCTCGTGTGCACAGCCGTTtgcatcttcatttttatttatttaaggaatCTGACTCCCGAGGAAGCAGAGGAGGAACCCACCCACCCGGCAGTGGTGGAATGTGGCTTCTATCCAGATGAactgtgctcagctttgtttgaAGGGAAAGAGGCGGCTCCCCAGATTGCAAAGTTCTGTAGAAACCCTCATGGATCTGAAATACTCGCTCATTTACACAGACCAGGAAACTGCTCCAGGATTTCCCACAAGTTGCATTTCATAACCAGACCCCTGTCTGCAGACGAGGGCAGCTTCTCTTTGGCATATATCATAACTATTCATAAGGAGCTGGCTATGTTTGTGCAGCTACTCAGGGCTGTTTATGTGCCTCAGAATGTTTACTGTATTCATGTGGATGAAAAGGCCCCAAAGAAGTATAAGACTGCGGTGCAATCCCTGGTTAATTGTTTtgagaacatttttatttcatcaaagagagagaaaatggctCACACTGGCTTTAGAAGACTACAGGCAGATATTAACTGTATGAGAGATCTAGTCCATTCCAAGTTTCAATGGAACTATGTCATTAATCTCTGCGGACAGGACTTTCCAATCAGAACCAACAAAGAAATCATACACTACATCAGAAGCAAGTGGAAAGATAAAAATATCACTCCCGGAGTAATCCAGCCACCAAGCATTAACTCTAAGACAAGTCAGAACCATCTTGAATTCAGCCCTGAAGGAGACATCTACGTGTCTCCAAATGCAGGATTCCAGGTTGAGCCACCCCATAACTTAACCATTTATTTTGGAAGCGCTTACTATGTACTAACGAGGAAGTTTGTGGAGTTTGTGCTGACTGACATCCGCGCAAAAGACATGCTCCAGTGGTCCCAAGACATCCACGGCCCAGAGCGACACTACTGGGTGACTCTGAACCGACTGAAAGGTAAAACAACCCAGCAGAGGGGTGTCTGTGCAGGCCCGAGGCAACAGCAGCAGACGTATAACCGTAAAGATTCTATTTCAGCTCTTTGACTTGCCAAACAGCTCTATATATTCTGTAAGACCTCCCCCTTGTGTGATCGTTGGCGGGGGTGAGGGTGCGGGGTGTCTCTGCTTTCAGGGATCTGGGGTTTGCCAGGCTCCCATGCCAGGCTCGCTTCTTTGTTTCCTCTCCAGAAGGAAGTGCCAGCATTCTGCGTCTCCTCAAATAGAGCCCTTTGAAAATTCTGAGCACAGATCACTGGAAAGTTCctcctttcttcatttgcttATTAGATACTGCTGAATACCTACTAGTACTGTATATCATGCTAGGGGCTCTTTAagaatggaaaatattaaaactagCCATTGTGTGTGGGCAGGTAGGTTTTCTGAGAGGCAGAGGGAAATATGATGCTTTCCTTTGAATGGGCTTATTTGCTCTTTATATAAAGTTGGCTAGCTCCTATTTGGGACATGCCTTCAAGCTTGAATAGCTAAGTGAATAGGTCCAGGAAGACAGTGCAAACAATGAGTCCAGAAGAATTGGGTGAAGACCTTTTTAACCACTGAAAATCCTTTCAAATTACCCCCGAGAGCTGTCCTTTGTGCAAACAAGGGCAGGCATCCTGAGTGAGGTGGGGTTTTCTTTCCACCTGCTCACTGTAAGCCTGCCTGTCTTCTCCCTCAGATGCTCCAGGCTCCACCCCAAACGCTGGCTGGGAAGGAAACATTCGAGCTGTTAAATGGAGAAACAAGGAGGGAACAGTTCATGAAGGCTGTAAaggtaaaaacaaaacccaagggagctccctggtggcctaatgggttaggactccaggctttcaactgctggggcccaggttccatccctggtccggaaacagattccacaagccaagcagctcagggaaaaaaaaaaaaaaaagaaagaaaacaaaacaaaaacacacgcCCCAGGATGCCttcaaattttacaaaaattataCAACTGCTGCCTCAGTAACAGTAGGAAAAGGCTAATGGTCATGTATGTGATGATCCAATTAGCATGgtgtcaatttttaaaagaacttctaACTACTCTCCAGACAGAAAAGTATACAAATTCTAAGAATCTGAGTCAataaattttcacaaactgaacaCACAACAGGGATGCAActtccaaagagaaaatacagataaaaattCAGATAAAAATACACCAGCTATCTGGCTTTCCCCACTTGCTCCTAGAATTCAAAcccaaacatttatttaaaatgagctCCCTGCCTCCCTGGTATATGAGAACAAAACAACTGAATAACACAAGTCTGTGCTCCTTGGTGGGATCAGCCAGCGATACCCCACACTTCCAACACAGTTCCTGCTGAAAAAAGGTCTCTTTGCTTTGCCCTCAGGAGGCTCTCCCTCCAGGAACTGTGAATTCTTTTGCCCCTCTGACTGGTGTCCCAGAGGTTTCAGTTACTGGGACAAAACGCAGAAGCCAGACAGTGGGTGGAGGAGAGAGCAGTGCCTCTGTTCTTGAACAGTCTGGAAGAGAATTAGCAGGCTGCAGGGGAGTGCTCAGGCTCATCAGTTTGGGGCAATCACCTCCGGGTTGAAGAGCCAGAACCTGGCTCCTGGGGATCGATTCAAGCCTACTCTCCTGAGCTggctctccccacccacccagacCTGCGGTGTGAAGAGGGCAGAGAGGGGCAGACAGTCTCAGGAAGGAAATGGTGGATGACAATTCACAACAGGACACGGACGAGTCCAGCAGAAAGATGGCAAGTTCTCTGGTGCACACACAGAAGGGAAAACAGAGCATGCATGACCTCTGGGAGCCCGCAGCTCGTGGTGGACAGAGAACTCGTGGAAACTGGAGCAAATCCGtgtgtgagtcagttcttcgcatcagggggccagagTGTTGCAGCTCATGGCAAACTTGTGCTCATGACAAGCTAAAATTCTAAAGAATTCACCTAAACTAGCCCTTAAAGACTTCAGGAATCACTAACCAAACAAATGGAAGTTTCCCTTCCATCACAAGttcaaagttgaaaataaaagccCCTTTCAAAGCAACTATGGAAATCATGTTTAACCTGAACTTGCAAGAAGCAGAGAGGCCTGACAGACGACCTTGGAAGTGTGTCACTTGTCCACGTAGATGTAAACTGACGACCAAGGCAGCTAAGTTTCTGTGTTCTCTTCGCAGGCCACTACGTCCAGGACACCTGTGTGTATGGACCAGGAGACTTGCCATGGATCATTCAATCCCCTTCTCTGTTTGCCAACCAATTTGACTCGACCGAGCCTCTTGTGGTCTCGTGCCTGGAGCGGTGGCACAGACTCAGAGTTCTAGGGCAGGCAGAGGTCCCTGTGGAGGCACACTGGCATTTCCAACGGAAGAGCCATCTCAATACGGAATTGAACCACTGAGTCGGAAGTTATAGAGAGTGTTTGCTTTCTTATTGGTATCATTCTGTTTTCTTGACTTGAAATCAGAGAACATTCGaccaaaaaagaatggaaaaataattcCTTGACAGAAGATAGTCCTAAAATGAATTTAGAAACTTGCTACTGACAAAGACTCTACTATTAATGATAAGCTACTTTCACAGTTTAGAGAAAGAAAtcccaagagaaaaaataattcaaagttcCACTGGTGACTGGATAAGTGACATGGAGGCCTGACTGCCTCACTGAACAGTTAATGGAAATCAAGATTCTCCAAACACTTAGATCCAGGCTCAAGTTAGAGTAAGAATGTATCTTGTCGTAAAGGTACTATTGTGTATGAGATTCTAATAAAGAACAAACTCCCACTGAAGATGAAAATATGCTTCTAGCAGTCCTCTTTGGCTAGGAACAATGTAACTTTATTCTAGAAATCCTAGAAAAACAAGGAAGAGTCTACTTCCTTTGGGTAAAAGGAAATTATGGAGTTGAAACACAACTTCTTACAAAGGCTGCCCCCAAGTTTCTGCAGGCTTGCAGCTGCAATGATGAGATGGTCTATATCTAAGCTGCCTATACCAGTCACAACCACAGGGGGCGCTGGGCACCTGAAATGTGGCTGGAGTGACTGATCAAGTGAACCTtaactttaaaaactttaattaattaaaattgaaaTAGTCACACGTAGCTGGTGGTTACCATACAGAACAGCACAGGTCAAAGGTATGGATGGTCTTACTTCTCTCTACTCACAGATTCAGGTCTTCAAAAATCCACAAATCTTTGTTGTTTTGTGGAGGACTTTTTATATACTTAAGAGCCCACGGCATCATACAGGGCTAGAAACATACAACTATTAAACAGCGTAACTTGAAACAACTAAAATAAGGGGCAAGTAGGAACCACAGGACAGGACactaaagaaataaatgtgtaATTCAAGGACAAAGCATACCCCTCAGTGAACTGACACTTCTCAAACACAGAAACTAAATGAGATTCCACTTAAGTCAATGAAAACAGCGCCTGAAAAGCATGGAACTACACAGAAGAAAAGAGTCTCTGAAAGCAGAGCCTGCAAATCAAACTTGAGCTAACCATAGCACGTTTAAATTTCCACTAAAACAAACATTTCTTCCCCAAAGATATGCGATTCCAGGGAAAGCGCACGATAGAAGGTTAAGACCATCAGAGAACGTCAGCGCCCCAGACAGCCTGCTCACAAGCAGACAGAGTTGATGGTCATGCTCTGAGTGGTTGTTCAGAAAGCTCTGGTTCACCACAATCCTGTCCCCTACATTTTATAACAACTCTTCGCAAGTAAGTGCAAACCCCAGtacacttttaaattaaaataaaaaataaaagaagcttaCACTGTTTCAAGTTACTTAAAAGATAAGTTTCCCTTCATTTCAATGTCAATTATAGAACACAAATTCACACAACTGCCCTCAAAAGGCTCAAATACTGCAATAAATCATTTCTGTAACAgcgagattaaaaaataataagataactTAAAGACatgtccagcagctaagactctgccctcccaacgcagcgggcctgggttctatccctggtgagggaactggatcctgcatgctgcactaagacccggtgcagccaaataaataaataaaaaataacttaaaagtaGAGGAATGAAAGGGGCTTCccggtggttcagttggtaaagattcccctgtagtgcaggagacctgggttctattcctgagtcgggaagataccctagagacggaaacagcaacccacaccagtattcttgcctgggaaatcccatcgacagaagaTCCTgacgggctacatacagtccatggggtcgcaagagtcggacacaactaagcgactaaaccaccaccacagtggAATGAAGCAGCGTGAGATCtggggaagcacaagctgggtgTTAGTGGGGCATCAGGGCACCTCCCGGGAGGCCGAGACAAAGCAGCAGCCTCCATGGACGTCAGAACCAGCGGGAAGCTGCCGCACTCTCTACCCTGAGCCAGCCCCTGACTGCGTTTATTCATCAcatgaaagaacaaaattaaatcacatataaaataaagtctgaacaATATTTCTAAGGATTGTATCTTAAAGGTGATCGTGAGACAAATAGGGATCTTGAGATAATTTCTGCAAGTTTCCGGATACAGAACCTGCTTGCGAACATGTAGAGTCTACTGTTCAATTTTCCTATTGTGTTTTCCTTACATGTAAAAATTTAAGGCTGCCTGTGCTGTATGCTGTCTGATTTCCTAAGGTTTATTATTCACAGAGACCATGAAGATGGCAGAAAGGAAACAACTGAAGGAGGCTGGGCCTGAGAAGCAGAATTCACCACCAGCTTTTGAAGTGCCTCCTTCTTTATTTTCTCCCCTTTCCACTCTGCTCACTCCAtgataaaaactaaaacaaaacaaaaaaccagtgtAAGACACCAACAGAATTTTTGTTTCACTTCTGACTTTAAAACAGCCACACACTGCACTCACCTGTCACAAATCCTAACTAAATGAAGCCAGGTCAGCAAGCCAAATGTTACTACTCACACCTCTACtgattgatgctttccaactgtgaggctggagaagactcttgagggtcctttggacaagcaaggagatcaaacctgtcaatcctaaaggacatcaacctggaatactcattggaaggactgatgctgaagatgaagattcaatactttggccacctgatgcaaagacctgactcactggacaagaccctgatgttgggaaagactgagagcaggagaagagggtaacagaggatgagatggttggatggcgtcatcgactcaatggatgtgagtttgagcaaactctgggagatagtgaaggacagggaagcctggtgtgctgcagtccatgaggtggcaaagagtcagacatgactcagtgatggAACACCATCACCACCCCCTTTAACATCCAGGTCAGCTTCTCAAGCTTACCTGTGCATACAAATCCCCCAGGAggctcttgttaaaatgcagtttCTGATTCTGCAGGTCTGAGGAGGGGCCTGGGAGTCtgtgtttcttaaaaaacaaaagcaaaaccctCCCAGGTGACGTCAGTATTCGCAGGACCATGGCTCATGTTTTGAGTAACAAGCacatcatttattttgcaacccGTGGTTACTCCAATGTGTTTCTTCTTATTACAAGCAGGGACGAACACAGTGGGGAATACTGTTAGTTTTAGACTAGTGCTTTGTTTaccatgaaaacagaaaaacctaGCAACTGCATCTCTTTGGACTCTGTTTTCTGAAGTCAAGCACACAGCATGTGTTTTAGAACACAGAACCAGGGCAACTTCAAACCCTGGAGTCTCTTCTGGTGAACCAAAAAGCCCCATGTCCATGGAATGACAGAGGGAAAAAGTGGAGAAAGTGCACCCCCTCAGTATCACTCCTGACACtgttcttctttttaaacataACATTCTACCATGTTTGTTTACGTGTTTATTCCTTCCTGTTTCCAAGAACGGTATTCTTGTGCAAAGGAAACACagttctaaccactagactgccagagaagtccctgacaCCGTTCTTACAACACTGGTTCCTCTAAATTTCAGACATTATCTAAAACGTGAAAATACTTGCTTTAGATTTCCACACTGTGGCCTTATCTCCCTTCATTCACATTTTCATGACGCACCACAGCTCCTGAAACTGCACCATCATTCCTCCTTTGGGTACTTGGGCAGAAGTGGTTGGTATTCACCTCTTCTTCTGGGGTGTCCAGCTAGACCGTAATCCCCAGGCTCCTGCAGGTAGGTGTGCGCACATGACTAAATTCTGGCCAAAGGCATGTGAGCAGAAGCAGTAAGTACTATACCCAGGTCTGACCTATAAAATAAAAGGCTCTCAGTGTTGGCTGcatgagtgactgaatgaatgactCCCACCAAGGGCACCACTGACTGTCCCAGGCTCTAATTTTCTAAACCGAATAGTGTTATCAGTTGAATtatgctccccacctccccacaaaTGGTGAGGTCCTAACCCCCGGGACGTTAGAATGTCACCTTCTGCAGATGCAGTTAGTTAAGATGCAGTCACTGCGTGGGCTGGGATTACTATAAAAAGGGGGGAATTGAGACACAAAGACACGCTCCACAGAGGGAAGACTATGAACAGACACAGGGAGAGGCAGCCATGGACAAGCCAGGGAGAGAGATCTGGAACAGATCCTCCCCTCGCTGCCCTCGGGAAGTACCAGCCCAGCCAACACTGTGACTGCAGACTTCAAGCCTCCAGAAGGGTAAGAAACTAAATGTCTGTTGGGTCACCCAGTCTGCAGTGCCTGGCTACAGGAGCCCTAGCAAACTAAAATGCAGAGTACTCCACCTAGCTCTGTGTGCAAAGGCGATTTTTAAGGAGATCACCTaagtgaaaagagtaaaatattacTCTTCTGACAACAGACTGATTTTTAAGGGAAGCTGGTCGCTAAGGTTGGTTCCTGAGTTATAGAGCCAGGGTCCCGTCTTGACTGGGCAGTCTTGGCTGCTCTGCGGCCCGTTAGGAGGTAGAAGGAGCCGGCACTCCGGTTCTCACCTGGTCTTGGCTGCCGCTTGTGCAATCCTGACGAGGTCACTTCCCCATTCCCCCTGCTTCCTCCCCTTCCTTGAAGCACTGGACGGTGACTTTCAGAGTTGACTAGCACTTTGTTCCGAGACACCAACAGAATGACTTCAGAGTTCCCGAGTGGCACTGCCTTTCCATGAAATAAAACAATTTCTCTGCAGAGCTGTGAGCACACGCTCCTGTTCTGCTGCAGGTCTGTCACAATGGCTACCACCAAGGACATCCAAGGTCAGCCAGTGAAGAGGACAACTGCACGCCCATCTATCTAAGAGATGGTCACCCCCGGTGGGTCAGGGGAAAAAGCTTGATTCCTTTAGATCGCTGAGCCTCccagcagaaataaaaaacaaagaaagaaagaaagaaaagaaatattcggGGGCTCCACACTAATCCTGAAATCCTGACGCAGAGCctgaggtggggagtggggactTAAAAAACCACTGCGGTGACTCTACAGCGCCACCTGGGCTGGGAACCACTGGTTTAGGGTATCTGACTGCTTTAAGATTTCAGCTTAATTTCCCACCTTCTCATATTTACATTCTTCCAAGCAAGCTTCCAGAGTGCACCTGTGGATGTGCCTGACACAGACAGTGCCTCACACACTACTTGTTAAAACACACAAACACTTGAACACAGAGAGGTTCCTTTCCTGCTCATGGGAACCCCAGGCCAGCTGAGTTCCCTCTCCTTCACGACGCTTCTCTCACAGGCTCCTTTTTCTTACTTGCTCTTGTTTAGTCTTTTCTCTCTGTCACTCTTGCACAGACCTACACATTGTTGCCCCCAGGGCTCTCTGCTGCTGCAAAGGCATCAACAGCCCCTGATGACAGCACTGCccctcagcccccacccccggggAGCTGCTCCTCAGCCTGGTGCTCCTGGTTTCCACCAGGCAGTCTGACCCACACCCCTGGCTTCTCCCTGCTCCTGAGCGGCCCGGGCAGTGATGGCACCTCGAGCCCCCACCTTCTCAGGCTGCCTGGGCACTTCCTCTCCTGAATGCGGCCGCTGCTCTTCCTCTCCCACCTATTCCCACCCCCACAGCGCACCCAACATCACTAATAGCATCTCTCAAACTTCAGGCCTTCCCCTGCCTAATGTACTGTCagcatcttaatatttttctttaaatctaccCATTGTTTTTACTTAAATTTACTTGAAACATTAACTTGATCTTGCTAAGTAtaaaaatggtgtgtgtgtgcacatgctaagtcatgcaaccccatggactgcagcccgccgggttcctctgaccatgggatttagGAAGCATAGAAATGCCGAGAACAAATCTCTGGAGGCCCTGCCTGCCCAAGCTCTGAGCTTAAGGCCCATTCTCCTGGGAGCTGAGTGAGTGTTAGAGATGCATTAAAACCATCCCAGGACCAAATGGAAACTTTCCCTGCAGGGCAGGCACATGACAGAAGGGACAGGAAATGGGAGCTGCCGTCCTGCCACGCAATGTCTTGTGAGGACGTCTGGGGTCCTTCCTGTGGTCCCCGTGCCAGCACTCCTACACCGACAGTGACGTCCCAATCTCTGGGAAAGCGTGACTGATGAGAACACGCTCTGCTTCCAAGGCCCAAAACAAATGCCTCCTTCATAAAGCCATTTCTCACCAGCACGACCAGAAGTTCTCTGGCCCCTCAACTCCAATAACATCCTTACATCCACTTGGCAACTGGCCTCAAGAaacaaagaagggaatggcaacccactccagtgttcttgcctggagaatccccatggacagagaagcctggcggcgaGTCcacaggggtgcaaagagttggacacaacttagtggctaaacaacaacaactcaagaaacaaaggagaatacGATTTTTCATGTAACTTGATTCCTGCAGGACTGCAGTCTCCTTAAGCGCAGGGACCGAGTCATCCACATCCCACTTTCCCTGGGAACCCCTGTAACATCATCTTTAATACCGGAGACATAATCAATACTGGACGATAAACGACACGGATTGATTCCTAAATGCattctttaaatttctctttttttggt from the Dama dama isolate Ldn47 chromosome 23, ASM3311817v1, whole genome shotgun sequence genome contains:
- the LOC133045247 gene encoding beta-1,3-galactosyl-O-glycosyl-glycoprotein beta-1,6-N-acetylglucosaminyltransferase 7; its protein translation is MSQLRATKPGLLVCTAVCIFIFIYLRNLTPEEAEEEPTHPAVVECGFYPDELCSALFEGKEAAPQIAKFCRNPHGSEILAHLHRPGNCSRISHKLHFITRPLSADEGSFSLAYIITIHKELAMFVQLLRAVYVPQNVYCIHVDEKAPKKYKTAVQSLVNCFENIFISSKREKMAHTGFRRLQADINCMRDLVHSKFQWNYVINLCGQDFPIRTNKEIIHYIRSKWKDKNITPGVIQPPSINSKTSQNHLEFSPEGDIYVSPNAGFQVEPPHNLTIYFGSAYYVLTRKFVEFVLTDIRAKDMLQWSQDIHGPERHYWVTLNRLKDAPGSTPNAGWEGNIRAVKWRNKEGTVHEGCKGHYVQDTCVYGPGDLPWIIQSPSLFANQFDSTEPLVVSCLERWHRLRVLGQAEVPVEAHWHFQRKSHLNTELNH